The Macadamia integrifolia cultivar HAES 741 chromosome 4, SCU_Mint_v3, whole genome shotgun sequence genome contains the following window.
TTCTACCCAACCCCNNNNNNNNNNNNNNNNNNNNaaaaaaaaaaaaaaaacatttttttattttttatttattttttggtagatgtaTATTTAATGTTGCATGAATCCTCTCTCTACATATAAATTTAAAGTAAGAGGTGGGAAAGTAACCAGAAAgtaaattaaagagaaaaagaatgatgTTAGtaaactttcaaaaaaaaaattgtcttaaATCTTGAGCAAAATCTAGACATTTTCGctatattttatttacttttattctttttcctttatattttttcttaatttaattttttactaCCAAAGATACTTACATGTTAGTAAGAATTAACAAAGCAATAGAATAATGATAGCAAAAGAAGAACGAAAGGAAATCACACGATTGTTTAATGATGACAAACATTTCTTGATGGGACGATATAGATTGAGTTGCAaagtttttttgtcatttttttcttataatttatCAATTTAAAATGCCACAAGTCTAGATAATACACATATTGCAAAGGTCAAAGTAGAGGAAAACCAAGAGCTTATAAATCATCAGACTCATGCTTTATGGGAATAagggttttaattttatttttttttttggtagaaagggttttttatttttcaatttagtATTTAATTTAACTTAattttggatgatattttaATCATGGTCATCTATGTTTTATATATCAAAGGAAGGCTTGAAGTAAGATGTCCACTCtattttttatgcttttatCAATACACTTCTACATTTCTTAACCGCTCCCACCCACCCGCCTTCAACTgatgaaaacaaaacaaagaccatttttttttattatattttgggatgcatttaatttcaaaaaatatatatatatatatatccttggACCAGCAAGCTTTTAACAGCCCTTTGACATCAGTCCACAAACTCAtgcaacggaatacaagacatcctaACCCCAACATTTTATACCTATACACAATATATTAAGAAAATCCCGATGATAAAATGTCCTTAACTTGTATAAGGGTATTATTATGTTCCTGAATACAATCTTATTCCAAAATTATTATAAACATGCTCCTATATtctatatccttttttttttttttttcttattgtgtCAGTTTAGGTAAACTTTCTATACGAGGTCttatttttgggtaaatttCTATACTTTATGTCATGAGACGGAAAAATGATGAgtaaaatgtcttttttttttcctttcaaactTTAGAAAACCAATAGGAATGAGATCATCGGGAAAAGAGGAAACTTGAAACCCAGGTGTAATTCAACACCCATTTAGCAAGATAATGGGGAGAAACatttatttaattcaatttttattttttattttatttattttttaacgaaggtgtccgggccagcatacgcgcacctcgactaatcttcGGGAAGACTAGTGCAACAACCCACCGctacggtctccacttaaatcgtagatgcataGATGGGGAATTGAACCTGGGACATCTTTACTTTTATTTACAAAGGAGTAAGAACAAAAACTAAGAGATCCATGAATACCTTCGTGACTTTCCTACTGAAACAAATTCATGCACGACAGGATCATTTTTCTTCTGGTGTTCTGTGGTCCTATAGAGTTTGGTTCGCTTTCAACCTCAATAATACTCGTTTTATCAACTCAGATTTAGATTGATTTGGACGAGTGTTGGTCCTTATCTCGTCTCAAATTTTACTACTCTTTCGAAAGATCCATAGTAGTCAGAAAGCtatttagaaataaaataaaaagagagagagtaagtTGGATTTGGTGGTGGTTGATGAAGGCTTGAAGCTACGTGAGGAGATAGAATTCCTTCATGGGTCATGAGTATGACTTATGATCAGTacttttcttgaaattttaggAGAGAATCATGAGTATACTAATAAGAGTAGTTAGGTCAGTTTCAATAGCCATCCTTGTCAGAAATTTTGAATGAATATCACATGGAAATATAAGGTTGATGCGAGTTGCTTAGCCAATTGTCACCGACCAAAACAAAATCATTTTGTCCTCCTTAGCCGCcccatatacatgtgggccagTGGTCAAAACAAATTCTTTCATGCATAGTTgcacaaattttcttttacctttaaaaaaaaaagaaaaagaaatgaagggTTCATAATTGAAAGCTGATAGAGATCATATGAGTAaggattgaaacttgaaagagcTTTAAATGTGGTTGTTGGTTTTGAGTAGGGGTGTTTgatggttggtttggttttgatcggtttaaattgatttttttgtatGCATCAACTTAAATCGAAGTCGAAACATTAAGGTGCAATTTaattttggtctagtttgattttggggttttatcaAGCTGGCTTAACGTGCTCTTATCAATCCATTATCGGCTTGGTGccagtttgattttggttttttcaaATACATATGGGAAAATAACATTGTCTGATCACATGGTTCTTGCACCCAAACACATGAGCACACAAAATTATCCCCTTGTCCcttgtaaaataataataataaaaaaatatccatCTATATTGATGCCCTTGCATACACGCTCATTGCGTAGTGTCCATGCCCTTGCCTACGCTAACTTTCCCtgtgtatatctctctcctccactccCCTAAAATGACCTCTCTAGCCCTTGAAATTATTCCTTTATGAGGGCATTCATTGGGTatttcctatagtctatgctCCTAGACAAAAGATATTCTTCCATGTatataataagggaaaaaaaattattaattattttaccaatttcaaaaaattcaaatccaaaccACCCCATAAACTATAAAGGTTCGATCTCGATccgacctttttttttttttcttattgctcTCTATCAGTTCGGGTTGGCTTGGCTTTTAACCGGTTTCAAATTTTGCGGGTTCGGATCTGGGTCTGGCCGGGCTTGGTTTGATGTGTGTAGTAGTCTTTAGTTGTTTTGTAAATTATAATGCTTCCATCAGCTTGAGCTGTGCAGTGAGATTGAGAGTTGACCAAGAGAGAGTACCGTATGAGGCTCTTCTCCAGTCACACATGAAAGGTACTAGCAAAACAGAACAGAGTGAAAGCTACTTGGGTCCAGTGAATCCTACTTCAAAACACGCTTCACCTCGACCCTTCTGACCAGTACTTTCAAGTGACTGGAGAGGAGAATCGGTGTTCCCCTTGAGAATTGAGAGATCCATGTGGAAAGTGGGAATAGATCAACATCAGCATTATTCATCAGGGAATGAATGACAATACCCATATCACcacacatcatcatcatcatataaTGCAATAATTAATGTCAGATCGTCCCTTCAAGGAAAGTCTCATGGTCCAACGTGGCAATTCGTCACCAGATTGCCTTCATGGTCATCACTTATCACAATCCGTCATTGTCGCTGTCACTCCTATCTATTACTGGGAATACCAATCTCTTCATTATTTGCAATCCGTGAGATTCGATTCAAACCAATATAGATTCGATTTGGTTCGatctagttttctttttttggttttgattaatCCGATCGATTGGTCGGAAATCAATCATCCTAATCATATTTTTAtgggttttatttcattttgggCTTTTGTGAAGTAATAGAAAACAAGATCAAATAGGGCGAGGGTTTTCTCGAATGCTTGTGCAATTTTGGATGAAGAGGAGGGGAGAATTTTGTGAAAGCATCATTTGCTGTGGGTGCGGCGAGGATCCGATTGCTGGAATAACATTGGGGCACGTGTCGATGTCGTCTTGGCCATTCGATGTTCACCGCACCGTCACACCCGTGGCAGCCATTTATAATTCAAGGATTTTGAaccattaaataaatttttttttttttcctattgagTGCCTCTAGTCAATGGTCAACCTATTGGTAGGCCAATGGCCACCTACTCTCATGACCTCCTTCTACACCATTAGGGTTCATTTTAGCGAATGGGAAAATGTGTGAGGCCATATTGTTTTATGAGGGGTCGTGTAAAGGAATCTTATCACTCTGTTATTTTCTCTTCTAAATCATTCCACCACATTTCATTGATACATTCCTCCATGCCACTTGTTTAAAGAAccctttatctctctctttcaagtgtataaaaaattataattgttCTATTTGGAAAAAGTTGTTCATTTCCCTCTCTCGTAAAAGTCAATATGAAGATGAGAATGTGATGATACAACAAGAATTGTGACCGTGTGGATACTGTGTAGTGCACGCTAATGCGTGGAAACAAGAACGTGATTAACGTTAATTTGCAGTCTCTTTCCCAAAATCCTATCTCTAAGCTTGAAGGGCGGCTCTCAATTTGTATCTTTTTTTCCTACCCCTTTTCTGTCTTTGTTAGTTGATTGTTCTGTTGGTGTCTTAAAAGGAAAAGCCCAAAAGTCTCGGCGGAAACAAAGTTTCCTAATTTCCAGCCAAAGGGCAAGACTCAGAATGAACCAATCAAACCAAAAAATTTCCTCCAGTCTGCCCCATGAATGGTACGATCCTAAACCCATTTGAAAGCTTACATGAAAATCAAGCTTTTCTACCTAACATGTGACGAACACTAGTTTAGCTTAGTAATGACAGTTTCAACTTAAAGAGTCGGCGTTTAAATGAAGAGGTTACGAGATTGAATCATGTGATATGCATGTGTATGTGAGGGTGCGTGTGTAGGAGTAAGTGGCCATTGACCTTTCTAACATCCACTAggataatgaaaaaaagaaagaagaatgataCATGAGAGAACCAAACCATCAAACTATTGGTTGTTCTCCATTACAATCCTTTGGAGCTCTCTAAGAAACCAGCCATTTAATACCTTACTCTAAGAAGTATAAGGATCCTCTCCGGTGTGCCAATGCATCTGTTGCGCATCCTATGGCCGACAGTACTGGCATGCCATCCCAAGTGCTTCCCAGCCGTCTGATGCGTATGTAGGTCTTTGTgggctttttttctttcaagtgCCGCCCACAATGCTCATTGGATGCTGACTCATAGAAGATTGACTTTGAGGAGAGATAAATCACGAAACACTTCCTCTCATGCATTCATTGACTTAACATGGGAGATGTCTATACACAAGAGCCGTGTATAGATCTCCTGCCCTTTCTTTATAATAACAAAGATTCTATCCCATTGTTGAGCATTAAAATCCACTTTATGAggtgaagaaattcttctccttattattattattattattatttaacaaGTATTCCTTTAACCACATTTACCATTCCTATAGAGTagtttctcttttcccttctccaTATTGGTAGTTGCATTGTAGGGTCTTGAATTCAAGGCTGATCGAATAAAAAGTCTCAATATATGAATATAAAGAGAATCAAGATCCATCTCACTTTGCTAAGTGGTAGTGAGCCTAGTGCTATAGTTCTAGCGTTTCCTTTCTAGAAATATTTTGGCCAGTtctagaatcattttttatttgtttgggcTATCTCGATTCTTCAACACCTACCTTAACTTGTTCGTGGAGGCTCATGAAGCACAACTTGGACTTAATTAATATACAATTTTTGTGAGGTTTTAGTTGGACTCTAAGAGGAGTGAATGTCATCATCAACTCTTGCTCCTTATCATTAAAAGTTCAAAATACCTTTCTTTAATCCACTCAAATTGATAGATTccatgaatgaaaaatattctctcttcaccatgacTTGAGATAAACTAGGTTTTTCTTACGAATAAGTAACAAACATATGGTTGGGACTATCTATTCATGCATGCATTTTTTTAGTCCAACTCCAACCCTCCGAAGAGGCCGACATTATATTCTTTATGATGAAACACGTGGCAATCTACGAGGGCTCCAACCTTGGGGACCAATACCAAAGCTATTATGTGAACAACAAAGTAAGGTTAGTGTGGCTTTTAATTAACTATAACTTTGGAAAAGTAAATGAATATACACCACAACACAAACatgttaaaacaacttaaaaaagattagatttttttttacttttttgccttttctttttaatgcaCCACCACTTATGAAGTTGTGTGGTCTATGCAGTATGCAGCAACACACCATTAAGAAAACTAATGGAAGACAAGAAGGTGGTTCACAGATCAGACATCAGCTTTGCCATACTAATATAATATATGTACTTCTCCTTCTAATCACTATTGCTTCAGTTTTGACTCTTCTGTTCAATTCAAGAGGCTGAAAGGAAAGAATACAAAACTGTGAAATATAACTTGGCCAGTAAGCAACTGAGAATGGAAACCTTAAGGTGATAGCAttacaatagagagagagagagagttattaaCAATAACTTCCTAATCTGAAACAATAATGGAGTTTGGTTTTATCTTAAgttaataatagaaaatttagaAGATAAATACAATCAAGGACCCCAATAATTGAGATTAATGGTCCCCATCAGGGAATCAAATCTAAACACATACTGTGACAGAGTAGCAACCATTAAGGCATTAAACACCCCTATTTATCACCATAAACAAATATAATAAATAGTAAAGATGTTTCCTAATGGAAAAGGCCGCCTAGTGATGAAATCTAGGTGACCTAACCAATCAAAAGGAAAGTACCACCCTAATTAGCCATTTTGATTGCTGATGTGGCTAATCTAAACTATCAACTTTGATAAAGCCACTTGGCTAATGTTCAGTAGAGCCCTTTCTTGCCTATGAAGCGGAGACTAGGGTGGGATACCCATGGGGTCTCTTGGGGGATCACTCAACACCAAAGTTGCAAACCTAGTAAGAGTGCATGGTTCAAGGAATCGGATTGAAATAGGCTTCTATGGTTCAGATTGGATTTTTGCTTACTTGAACCCTTTAAGAGTGAAATGAAGCTGCTGCCTAGGTTGTAGCAACCCCTAGTATAGTTAGGGGAATGGAATCTCATGGGTAGAGGAGAAAAAATTCACCCAATGTGGGTTTTTGTAAACCTACCCTTGGGATTCCATTCCGTTGGCTCCTACCATGGGATTGCTGCTACTTGGTTGCAATCTAGTcagcaacaaattttttttcctaagggTGGGACCCAGCGTGCCTAATTAACAATTTAACACTGATTGGGCTTAGTATAGAAAGTAGAAGAATAAAATGGGGaatctggagagagagagagagagagagagagagagagagagaggggatggAGGATGGGACTTGGGAGGGAAAGAGAGCCGTTGACAGACTAGAACAAAGTTTGGCGCCAAAGAATCAAGTCAATTTGTTTCTGCTGCCCGCGGTCAGATAAATCCTAGACGGGCAGTCTATCTTTCTTCCTAAGATCTCTTTATATTCCTCTCCTATTATTGGTTTTGAGGCTTGTTTGCTTAGGTCACGCGTTTTCTTGGGTTTATCCTCACcgcctctccctctctctcatccAATATATATTTCTCTGGTAGTTTCCTTTCTGCTTTTCTTCATTcattcttctcttcccctttctctctcttcgctCTATTCAAAGCTCTTCTTTGCTCCTTTGTCAtaccctcctctctcttttcttattgATTCATGGCGTTCAAAAGGGTACTAGCGTAAAGAAGAAAagcccttctctttctcttactcCCATACTCCTCGCTTCTTCTCGATCAACTGATTTTCTTGATCTGCCTCGACCGCTAATCTTTCTTCTCAGTTCGATTTGtttaattcttctttctcttcgcTCGAGTGTTCCTGGTTTCGTTCCTTTGAACGGCTctgttttcccctttttttttttttttttttttttttttttaaatttctgatCGGAAATGGGGTACCCGCAGAAGCCTCAAGTAGATGGAGGACTAGAATCTGAAGGTAAGAAATGGGTAATCGCTGGAATCCCATTACGAGCGCCGTTGAGAAGTATAAGCACCAACAAGAAGGACGACGGAGGTAATGATGAAGACGAGTGTTCAACGACTCCAACTTCCGAAGAAGCAAGGATACCAGAGAGGTTGTCATGCCCACCTGCTCCTAGGAAGCGTAGACCTTCAAGGTGTCATTTTAATGGAGTTAGGGAGTTCTTTACTCCCCCAGACCTAGAATCTGTCTTCATACGCCATGTCGAGAGGGCAAAATAAATTGGGGCGTTCCAGCTTTTGCCCCTTCTTGTTGcttgttcttctcttttttttttcttttcttttttattatctttctcttttttctgttctttgtaGGGGACAGAGTTGATGTACAAAATTACAATTTATAAGAAGAATGAATTTTAGTTTGGGTATTGATTGAGTTTCTTATCATGTagatattcttcttcttcttcttccttcttcttactCTTTTTGCAGGGTGGTGGTGTTCTTGGATCAAGCATAGTGAAACATAAGTAAATAAAAGCCCCTCTTTTTACTTCCATAAGATCACAAAACTTAGAGACTTAGGGTTTTGTGACTGCACAcatgatggaatttttttttctttttctgaaggggttgtgacttgtgagaggAATTGATTCATATTCCTTCAGATAGATATATGATTTTTCTTCAGGCCCTGCAAAGAGGAAAATTTTTCTCTTATCTtgctcaaaaaaaaattccttttccaCACTTTATACATGTAAACAAAGAGAGCCTTAAACTGAAAattggaatctctctctctctctctctctctctctctctctctctcaatttatCAATATTAGATTGTCATGCA
Protein-coding sequences here:
- the LOC122077211 gene encoding cyclin-dependent protein kinase inhibitor SMR6-like, whose protein sequence is MGYPQKPQVDGGLESEGKKWVIAGIPLRAPLRSISTNKKDDGGNDEDECSTTPTSEEARIPERLSCPPAPRKRRPSRCHFNGVREFFTPPDLESVFIRHVERAK